The Helianthus annuus cultivar XRQ/B chromosome 16, HanXRQr2.0-SUNRISE, whole genome shotgun sequence genome includes a window with the following:
- the LOC110915803 gene encoding tyrosine-protein phosphatase DSP1 — MKLDTEFNQPELDTCRTIEVVQPLIKQSTIAADKLDSNGEELFTPPLNFSMVDNGIFRSGFPDAANFPFLKTLGLRSIVYLCPEPYPEHNMEFLKANGIRLFQFGIEGTKEPFVNIPEDTIREALKVVLDVRNHPLLIHCKRGKHRTGCLVGCLRKIQRWCLTSIFDEYQRFAAAKARLSDQRFMELFDASGFKDIPPCPCSCSRR; from the exons ATGAAACTGGACACTGAATTCAACCAACCAGAGCTTGACACGTGTCGCACCATCGAAGTCGTTCAACCGCTGATCAAGCAATCCACCATAGCCGCCGATAAGCTCGATTCTAACGGCGAGGAGCTTTTCACGCCGCCGTTAAACTTCTCCATGGTGGATAACGGAATATTCCGTTCTGGATTCCCTGATGCCGCTAATTTCCCGTTTCTCAAAACCCTAGGCCTCCGTTCTATTGT GTATTTGTGCCCTGAACCGTATCCGGAGCATAATATGGAGTTTTTGAAGGCTAATGGTATTCGTTTGTTTCAGTTTGGAATTGAAGGAACTAAG GAACCTTTCGTTAATATCCCCGAAGACACGATTCGTGAAGCATTGAAAGTGGTTCTTG ATGTAAGAAATCACCCCTTGCTAATTCATTGCAAAAGAGGCAAG CACCGAACGGGTTGTCTAGTGGGATGTTTGAGAAAGATACAAAGATGGTGTTTAACGTCGATTTTTGACGAGTACCAGCGATTTGCAGCTGCAAAAGCTAGACTTTCAGATCAAAGGTTTATGGAGCTTTTTGATGCATCCGGATTTAAAGATATACCACCATGTCCATGTTCTTGTTCTAGGAGATAA